The Balaenoptera musculus isolate JJ_BM4_2016_0621 chromosome 5, mBalMus1.pri.v3, whole genome shotgun sequence region CAGTCGAAGTTTCTACTTTAGTTCACTTGAGGACCAAACGCTGACATTTGGAGCCACACTGCTGATGCTTTTGCTGATTAAAGAGTGGTGTGTGGGACTTTAAGTCAGTGTCAGGACAAACAGGAAGGAGCTTAGGACATTTTttatctctctctatattttgAAGGCCCTCTTTGCAAGCCTGagggttttttttactttttctggtGGGGGGGCGGGTGGCAGAGTATAGGAATGATCCTGTAAGAATGGTTCTTTGGCTTTATTCTTGTCAAGTGGTAAGGCACTTGCCTTAATTGTGCACTCAAAATTGCAACAGTAAGCCAACTCTAGCAAAGGTGGGTTTTATCCTAGAGGTCattgtacaatttttttaaatttgcactCCTTTTTCTTAAATTCCCCCAATTTTAAACTTTTGCCCTAAATATTAAGTAACTGACTCTTACCTTGGTTCTGCATGGAGTATTCTCAGAGATCACACTCTCAGTTTTGGCTCCAAAGGCTTCTTCTAAACCTATGTCAAGGAAGTTACAACGGACAAGACAGAAGAACATCAAAGTCCTTAAAAATAACACCCCATTTTGGTAACTATAGGGACACCCTTAAAGAAAACTAGAGAggtacatgtttttaaaaagtgtcactGTTAAAATAGctgcttttaaacttttattgtaGCATTTCGTCATTACAAGTGGCACTGAGCTTATGTTAGCTCTGCCTtgttcactttgttaaaaaagaattctttagCCGCACCACTAAAAATGCTCAAGCTCTGAGCTGAATTTTAAGTAATAGTGACAGATTTGCCCCAACCTATAGTCTCTTCCACCTGTCCCTTCAAGGCACCAAAGGAATCAGGACTGTTGGCCAAGTTTGGGTGTCTTTTGGTCCAAAGACAGTGACCGTATTACAAATAACTTGGGGCTGACTCTCAACTTTCCAAATAGTAATGATCTATTTTGTATGCTGTACTGATTCCTGGCTTAGCCTTATCCCAACCCCAAGAGGCTGAGAGGGAGCAGAGaagtagaatcttaaaaatataactaaaagctCTAACATTTGACAGTGCTTTATGTTTTTCAATATGGTTTTACATTGTTACCTTACTTGTTAATCTCAATTTATGctcataacagaaaaataaattaacctaATTATTTAATAGAGGTAAACAAAAGATGAATTCCTATGACAGGCTATAATTCTGAATGACAAACATAagtcttcaaaaattaaattgtaataaGTGAAATACAAAGTCAAATGATAACTATATAACTATATTAACCTatagcctatatatatatatttttttaagattttttgatatggaccatttttaaagtctttattgaatttgttacaatattccttctgttttatgttttggttttttggccccgagccatgtgggatcttaactccctgaccagggatcgaacctgtaccacctgcattggaaggcgaagtcttaaccactagactgacAGGGAAGTCTCtagcttataatttttattaacagcATTTCCCATATTTTCATGGTACAAAGCTCAAAGACTCTTACACTGCAGCATCTGTGGTGCATGGTACAATGAAGacatgcaattatttttaaaaagtgaaaataaatgataatataagTGTGTACAATCATTTCCACCCTTCTTCACTTCTGCCAGTGCAAGGTGCACTGTCATGTCTGATCAGAATGTGGGTGAGGGCATCTTATTTAAAGATCTGTGGACAGACCTGTTAGAATCTCATCGAGCTGGTCCACCATAAACTTGGCATCTTCTTCAGTGAAGCACATAGGTGGTTTTATTTTAAGCACATTTCTATGAGGTCCATCGGCACTGAGAAGCACTAGCTTTTCTTTCATCCTAATGAGTGCAGGAAATACATGTGAGTGCATACAAGTGACAACTAAGATTATTTCAGAATGATGTGAACAGAGAGCACTTTCATATTCACATGCAAGAAGCCCACATTTGTAATTGCACGAGTCTTAAACTTTTCTCATTTGGGGAGAtgagaggaagtaaaaaaaagcATTCAAGCCAAGATATCAAACGAATGAGGGGTGTGCTTACTTGTAGATGATGTGCTGAGCTTCGGCTGTGGCGGGGGTCCTTTCCTGATGGTCCTTCACTAAGTCAATTCCAATAAAAAGGCCAACACCCCTGAGGGGGGTAGAGAAAGGGAACTTGACACACTTTATTAAGCACTGCATTGTCACAAAAAATTAACGCTGTCCTAAAACTTCAGTTTGATTTGAAGCTGAATGTGATTTTCTTTAAAGGGTAGTTGTTATTAGTTCTAATTAATCCAAGATACCAATCTAGTGTCCACAGGACTTCCTAGTTTTTGAATCAAGTTAGTTTTTGTcatccagtttttctttcttctcttaattgtaaaagaaaaaaaaaaggcttaaaaacAAACTTGTCATGCTATTTAGCTTCTCAGGACATCAACTATGACAAATCTTTaatctttacatatatatatatgaaaatgttttcatatagatatgaaaaatagtgttttcttggatgtcatttttaatatttttaatagatcatTTAGAGTTACCTTAAGttccttcttttcatcttttgcCTGCTGAAATTATCctggcttaatttttttcaaaaaagtataaaaatcaggaaagatATATACTCAAAAGTTAACAGTGATGATATCTGGGTTCTGGATGaaaaatgagttttgtttttgttttttcagtgttTCTAGATCTGGTTTTGtgttaacttattttaaatttatatgataaaatataacaaattttCATTTGGACAAATGAATAACTGCATGACAACTTTATGATAAATATACCTGATATCTCCTATCAAAGTATGTTTAGCCTTCTGCTTATTCAGTAACTTGGTGAGATAATTCCCTACTCTTGTGGCATTTCCTTGAAGGTCTTCATTTTCAATTACATCCAGGACGGCCAAACCAACAGCAGAAGATACTGGATTTCCTCCATACTgtggaaaaaagataaatgagaaaatagaatagTTGAATTTGTGGTATTGCTTCATCTATGAGAAATTTGGCTCATACATAAGCAAGTAAAGatataatttcaataaaaatttcccTTGTGATATTAGTTTCTTAGATTTAGAATATAACATGATTCTATTCATTTAAGATTgagaataaaattctaaattatatatAACTGCAAAACTGGTATGAAGGATTATTGGGGAATTTATAAGTTCATCCAAACCAAAAACAGACATTGTGTTGGGAATTAAGGATTTCAGAGTGTGGTTTAGTTAGGGGGATGTGGGTTTCAGTGCTTGAATATCTGTGTGAAAAAAGCTAAGCAAAGTCATTttctccaaataatttatgttctTAGATTTGACTCTAACTTTTAGCTGTAACAAGTCCTATTATACATACTGCACAAACTATAATAATCTTTCCAAACTTAAAGCTTATAAGTCTTAGGGgtaaaatcaaggaaataaaatttcccaAAGATAGAAATTTAGTTAGTATCTTCTATGACATCCCTGTAACATTTATAGTAGTGAATCATCTAAGTGAAGTGTTTTGGGAATTTAAATGTgatgcaaaacaaaaaagatcatATTATCTGTTAATGAAATATCATAACCTCTAGAGTTTAGCAGGGCAGCCATCTGTCATTGGAACAATTAATAGAAACATTTTAGGAAGGGGAAAgatacacaagaaaaaaatacaaggaggATTGTGTCAGAATGAAATATGGTTAGATCAAAGTTTGGCTAGGGTCCTGGCGTGGTTAGCTGGCAACAGTGAGATTTATTCTTTATTACATTGGAAAGAAACATAAGAACATGCATTATTTTTCCCTCTTAGCATTAAAGTGGGGAGGTCTAAATTTACCGTATTGAAATATTCCATCCCAGAGCTGCTGAAGGCTTCTGCAATTTCTTTGGTTGTTACCACGCATGCCACTGGGTGGCCATTGCCCATTGGTTTTCCCATTGTGACGATGTCTGGAACAAAATCTTCACCAAACATTTGGAAACTCCAGAAATGTGTCCCAACTCGGCCAAAGCCTACTTGAACTTCATCAGCTATAAACACACCTCCTGCTCTGTGTACATATCTGAAAAGCAAAAGGGCAGCCTGATGCCTTCAGGTCACCAAGAGTCCCCAAACCCTCCCATAAGATACAGAttattgaaaacttaaaaaatgttGTTAACCTGAAGTCTATAATCTTTGTTAAAAACATTTCAGTGTTCAAATCCCCAATGACATCTATGTGATGTCATTGGCTTTGAAACATAATCACATAATTTCCAGATTAGATATATTCTATATTGTTTGGGTTTGTGCTGCTTAAAGTGAGCTCTACTGCAGTATTTtaatagggaagaaaaagaagtgaacaaGAAGTAGTGTTCAGCAGGTTTAATCTTCAAATTTTTCCTAATTAGTAAAACTTGGACACCAACTAATCAGAGAAGATGCCAGGTGGGTAGTGTGAGCACAGCTCTGGAGCCCGCCCTGCTGGACCATGTGTAAACCCTTTATTTGCTGGATCTTGGGAAGGTGGAGGAGTTCCAGGAGTCCTGGGTGGCAGGCACTCCCAGGTGGCTATTTACCAGCTAGTCTGGAAGTATTTCAATATCTTAACAACCAGGATGGCCCTACAGAATTGTCACAGTGCCTTCAGTTTGACCAAGGATGCCCAAGTACATACTCTGCCACTTTCTGGAAGTAGCCTGCTGGAGGAATTATTTGTCCGCCACAACTCTGCATGGATTCAGCAATAAAGGCAGCAATCTATACAAGAGAAGATGGGGTCAAAGTCCATTAGGTCCTCCTCCCGTTACCCCCTAAAAAAAGAGGACTTCTTACAGAGCAGGTGACTTAAAAAATGGTTGGGAATGGACCCATGGCAAGAGACAAATTGGCCATTTGATTAAAAAGATGTCCACGCTGGAAATGCAAGAGTTCTGAAGCATTAGTTTCTGAAATTTTAGGGTACCAATGAAACCACCACGAgaaaatggtggagagggtgccTTCTATTTCTCCATTATTAATTTAAATGCAGTGTTTTCATTAGGAACAACTGAATAAGACTGATGTTTTGATCAGTCTTTAATATGAACCTCTAAAAATTTACCCAGGTTCCAAATGCATCGCTGGGGTGCCTGTTTGCTCAGCTTGGTAAATTAGGACTGCCCGAGCCTGGAATTTGCACTAAGGAGATGAGAGGTGGTCACGAACCTTAGTTATTGTGCTATATTTCTGGTTCTTGCCCTGAACCAGGCTTACAACTTAACAAAATTAGGCAGCTCACGAAGGAACTAAAGAGGACGTGTTCTAGAGGCtaagaaaggagaagtaaaaatagGTAACACTAAATTAAGAGAAAGCATAGAAATAGCATGAGATAAGAAGTCAagcaatcaactatacttcaattaagaaaaaaaaggggagaacTAAGGATCTAGTCCAGACTACCTCTTTTAAGATATGAAAAAcgaatgggaagaaaaagaagaaatagttaaGAAAGGCAAATGACTTTCCAGTCATTAAGATAAAAATACTTGAACTGGAAAACACACAGGCTTCatttttatctcaattaaaaagttttttttattgccATGTTGATGCCATAAGCCAATTGAAAGGCAAAGCATGTGTCAAATCACATTAAAACTCCATGTAAGTAACCCCTGAAGGGGCTGAGAATTACCGTTAAGCTGAAGACAGTAGGGTGAAgactgagaaaatggaaacttttttttcctacttgggAGGATTCTGGTTTGTTTTAGAAGTGCAGACCCAAAAGGGAAGAACATTTTCCTGCCTTGTCTTACGCAGGCTCTTTGGCTTCAGGAAAGTTGAACCAGTTGTAGGGAAGAGCCAAGGCTCCCCGGGTCCAGGAGTCTGCAGTGGCCTCAAGGCCCCAGGGCCACcctgcctcttccttcccttcaccTTATATTAGCCCCTCGTGCTACTCTCAGTTGGAATGTTCTGTCCGTGGGCTATCAcctttcttaattttctcctcCAATCACTTTGGACCAGAGTCTGCATCCCAGTGGGAAGGTCAGAATTAGACCACCAGTTCTGAAACAGGTATAGTAATTACATTtccaggataaataaaaatagtcttAGAGGCATGACTATAATAATGTACTTTTTGAAATATGAACTAAGTAAAAACGTAACCAGAGAAGAACAGAAAGGGATTTGAGATCTAATCCTTTCCCACCTCTCCAATGTATCACAATGATTTCAatctattttataaaagatattaaagTGTTTCCAAAGCTATAAATACAAACCTTCCTTCCACTGTTATGAGCTTCGTCAATAATTTTCTTCACTTCATCGGCATAAGCACTGGCCGGGTCTGTATggtcttctctgtattttcctctGTAAGTATCTGGAGCTGGTGCCTGAAAACATCAAAAGGTAACAGTTTCTCATGATTTGTCTCCTGGACAAATGAGCTTCTAAGAAAGGGCCTTTCCCTCCAGGAGTATAATATTGTAGAAAGGTGACTCGTGGATTTAAGTGACTCTAggttcttttgctctttttccttaACATTTCTGAATTCTGTGAGACTTGAAATCTTTGCATTCTGAACAGGAGCTTGGATTTGCTCCTAGGCCCTTAGAAGTCAAGATTGCATCCCTAGTCACATAAAGGGCAAATTCAAACAACAAGTGTGATTatgttatttgaaaatttcaatGAATGGAAACTGTATTAACAATTCTATATTGAAAATAAACCAACACTTACCAACTATATAGCAAACTGTAATCATTCAGAAAACTAGAGTGCCTTAGCGTTAATTTCAGatcttaaaattttgaaagaatgtaTTAATGATTCTCTTAAAAACGTCTACTGATCCTTAATTAAGCCAAATGAGTTTTACTGTTTCAACAGcttggtttctttattttctttactaaatgatatttattttacttaataaatttaCATAATAATTTAGCATAGAGTAATTTTAAGACAGTCATACACACTTGATGCAACACCGAGTTTCAAATAGGCCTCAGCGatagaaaaagtaatttaaacatcaaggggcaagaaaaataaaatgagagctgTGAATAAGAGCTATCACTACCACTATACTAATTTGTATGGTACTCATCAATGGATTTTAAACCACATCTTGTCATTAACTAGCTCTCTGTCTTTAGCAAACAGATCTTTGCTAAAGATCTGTAACTGCTCTAGATCTTAGTTTCCTTTTTCATGGTTTCATTTCAATGCAAGGATTGGACTGGGTTATCACTGGGCACTCTTCCAGTAGAAACATTCTGATTCTTGGATTCCAAGATACTTACCACATGCACAAATTCTTTCTTGACATCTTTGCCcttttgaaatttatatggaCTGATCTCAATTAAAGATGATAGGTGACCGTGGtaagcactgaaaagaaaaaggccGGTAACCAAAATCACTCAAAGAAGGACGCTTTTCTAGTATGTGAAAAATAGTACGGCACATCATCCAGGGAGAATCTCAACATTGGTGCCAGATTTAActatatggaatctaatttttcttggtaGGACTGGCCATTAATTTGTCCCACTCTCCTGATTCAGGTAATAAAACACATAGAAAGCCAAGTATGTATCCTCACAGACAGTTACTTTTTAGCAGGAAAAAACTTAATTTCTTTGGATTGTATTAGCTCTGCTAAATTAGATTATCTAAATGTAAACCATTAATTTCTATAGCTTCATGAGAAATTTCGGacgtatgtattttttaaatgtatttgataGTTACAttctagtaaattttaaaaacaactttatatcACAGAATGGGCTGCGTTTCTGTCTGGGATGGTTTCAAAGGGATATCCAATTGCTCAAATGAAAGTTGGTAAGGAACAGGAGGTCTTTTCAAAAAGAACTAAGATTAAGAGGTAATCAAGTGGCTACGAAATtcctttctttcacttaaaatacaGATGGCTATgatattcctttttatgtttcTTGCCCAGAGATATATAATTGGGAGGCctggaaaagaaattataaaaggcCCATGAATAGATAAAGCAAAGAGGGAGGACGTCCCCTACCGTAGATTAAGACATGCTACAAAGCCAATGAAATTAGTACGGTATTGGCATAAGAACAAAGTCACGACTGGGACAGAAGTGAGCTCAGAgacacagccatacataaatgGTAACACAGCGGCCTCTTGGTGGAGTCAATACGAGGGGTAGTTATAGAggtagtagaagaaaataaagaagagcaTCCTTGTGATctgaggggtggggatgggtgtgtgtgtggggagagatATTAACAAAATTTAGGAAACCAAACCATAGGATGAAAATGGCAACTATTTGGTTTAATCAAATTTTTGGATGTTGGACGATACCATGGACAAAGTTAAAAGACAGATGATAGATtgggaaaaaacatttgaaatgtcTCAAACTAAAAGAGATTAATGTGCAAAATGATGGTTCTTAAGTCTATCTGCATATTAGCATCACTTGGGAAACTTTAAAATCTATACCATTTCCTGGAATCCACCTCtagagattctctctctctctctctttttttaattttttaattattttggctgagccgtgctgcatgcaggatcttagttccctgaccaggaatcaaaccagCAACCCCTGTGTTGAGaactcagagtcttaaccactggactgccagagaagtccctagagATTCACTTTAACTGGTCTGGAGTGGGACCTGGGCactggcattaaaaaaagaaaatttccccaggtaattctaaaaCACAGTCAAGGCTGAGATCCTCTCATCTAAACTATGCATGCAACCACAAAAGCAAGGATGGGAatcccaacagaaaaatgggcaaagaatataaACAGGTAATTCTCAGAAAGGAAGTCACAAATGCATAGTAAGCATATGAAGAGATACTCAAACTCATAATTAGaaattgcaaataaaaacaacattgatagggacttccctggtggcacagtggttgagagtctgcctgccggtgtggggaacacgggttcaatccctggtctgggaggatcccacacgccgcagagcaactaggcccgtgcaccacaactactgagcctgtgctccagagcccaagccacaactactgaagcccgcgtgcctagagcccgtgctccgcaacaaagagaagccaccgcaatgagaagccctcgcactgcagtgggaagtggtccccgcttgctgcaactggagagggcctgggcgcagccaagaataaataaataaataaataaataaataaataaataaataaatttatgaaaagggaaaaaaaaaaatcctgaaaattaaaaaaaaaaaaccaacaatctTGATATCATTTTATACCTATTAGACGGcaaatattaagaagaaaaaaagaaggtaggaTATTCTTAGTTTTTGGTGAGGATACGTGAAAATGGGACATTTCATGCACTGGGTAGAGTGTGCAACCACTTTGGGGACTGATCTGGCAGGATTTGGTCAAATCAACAATGTTTACCGTACCCTGTACCCCTATGGCCTAGCAATCTTGTTTCTGGGTGCTTTATCCCCAAGAAATTCTCAGAAAGGTCCATAAAGGCACATGTATAAGGGCACTCATCGCAGTGCTGCTTGTGGTAGCTGGGAGTAAAGGGCAGTCAGTATCTATTCTGTGGTAGGCAGGCAGAATCATGCCTTCCCTCCCTAAAGatgcccatgtcctaatcctcagaacctaaGACTGTTACATGGTAAAGGGGACCTTGCAGacatgattaaattaaggatcatGAAATGGAGCAATAATCCTGGAGGGTCAAATGTTATCACAAGAACCtttataagtgaaagaaggcagcaGGAGGATGGTGGTCAGAGACAGATGAGGCGATGTGAGGatggaagcagaggctggagtgatgtAACGTCTGGCTCTGAAGATGAAGGAggggaccacaagccaaggaatgcaggcagcctgtaGAAGGTggaggcaaggaaacagattcttccctagtgTCTTCAGAAGGAGTGCAGCCCTGTTgaaccttgattttagcccagtgagacccgtTTTGGACATCTGACCTCtagaactataagagaataaatttatattgcttAAGCCACTATGTTTATGATAATGTGCTATAGcaacaatagaaaatgaatacaccaACCAACACATAAAACAAGAGAAGCCTACAGAAGGGTAAGAAATGAGGTGCATGTTCAATTCAACCCTTTGTGTCTGAGATTAGTGGGGTGGAGAggtagaaaaacattttaaatctcacTGAAGATGGCAGTTATCaaatttcttgtttaaaatacaATGAATTCATTTTTGAGAAGTAAAACTAAATAGCGActattaaaaatcacaaattaatGAGAAAGAACTATTTTTACTTGGCTATTTGTTGTCTTTAAAATTtgctctagggaattccctggcgggccagtggttaggactccacactctcactgccaagggcccaggttcaatccctggtcgaggaactaagatcccacgagccgcatggtgtggccaaaaaaagaaaaaaatatatgctctaaattgttatcttttaaattaattacgtGAATAATCACAATCGTGACATGAATGCttggatttttaagaaattatatttttattctgaaaaagaTGGAGTTACACACACATTGCAGTGG contains the following coding sequences:
- the ETNPPL gene encoding ethanolamine-phosphate phospho-lyase isoform X2; this encodes MPSCKVFFAADPIKIVRAQGQYMFDEKGEQYLDCINNVAHVGHCHPEVVKAAQKQMGLLNTNSRFLHDNIVEYAKRLSATLPDKLSVCYFTNSGSEANDLALRLARQFRGHQDVITLDHAYHGHLSSLIEISPYKFQKGKDVKKEFVHVAPAPDTYRGKYREDHTDPASAYADEVKKIIDEAHNSGRKIAAFIAESMQSCGGQIIPPAGYFQKVAEYVHRAGGVFIADEVQVGFGRVGTHFWSFQMFGEDFVPDIVTMGKPMGNGHPVACVVTTKEIAEAFSSSGMEYFNTYGGNPVSSAVGLAVLDVIENEDLQGNATRVGNYLTKLLNKQKAKHTLIGDIRGVGLFIGIDLVKDHQERTPATAEAQHIIYKMKEKLVLLSADGPHRNVLKIKPPMCFTEEDAKFMVDQLDEILTGLEEAFGAKTESVISENTPCRTKMPEEAHSELLSDGSPDPKENPSRKRNGLCTDKHSLLSKRLKT
- the ETNPPL gene encoding ethanolamine-phosphate phospho-lyase isoform X1 → MCELYSKQDTLALRRKHIAPSCKVFFAADPIKIVRAQGQYMFDEKGEQYLDCINNVAHVGHCHPEVVKAAQKQMGLLNTNSRFLHDNIVEYAKRLSATLPDKLSVCYFTNSGSEANDLALRLARQFRGHQDVITLDHAYHGHLSSLIEISPYKFQKGKDVKKEFVHVAPAPDTYRGKYREDHTDPASAYADEVKKIIDEAHNSGRKIAAFIAESMQSCGGQIIPPAGYFQKVAEYVHRAGGVFIADEVQVGFGRVGTHFWSFQMFGEDFVPDIVTMGKPMGNGHPVACVVTTKEIAEAFSSSGMEYFNTYGGNPVSSAVGLAVLDVIENEDLQGNATRVGNYLTKLLNKQKAKHTLIGDIRGVGLFIGIDLVKDHQERTPATAEAQHIIYKMKEKLVLLSADGPHRNVLKIKPPMCFTEEDAKFMVDQLDEILTGLEEAFGAKTESVISENTPCRTKMPEEAHSELLSDGSPDPKENPSRKRNGLCTDKHSLLSKRLKT
- the ETNPPL gene encoding ethanolamine-phosphate phospho-lyase isoform X3, with amino-acid sequence MFDEKGEQYLDCINNVAHVGHCHPEVVKAAQKQMGLLNTNSRFLHDNIVEYAKRLSATLPDKLSVCYFTNSGSEANDLALRLARQFRGHQDVITLDHAYHGHLSSLIEISPYKFQKGKDVKKEFVHVAPAPDTYRGKYREDHTDPASAYADEVKKIIDEAHNSGRKIAAFIAESMQSCGGQIIPPAGYFQKVAEYVHRAGGVFIADEVQVGFGRVGTHFWSFQMFGEDFVPDIVTMGKPMGNGHPVACVVTTKEIAEAFSSSGMEYFNTYGGNPVSSAVGLAVLDVIENEDLQGNATRVGNYLTKLLNKQKAKHTLIGDIRGVGLFIGIDLVKDHQERTPATAEAQHIIYKMKEKLVLLSADGPHRNVLKIKPPMCFTEEDAKFMVDQLDEILTGLEEAFGAKTESVISENTPCRTKMPEEAHSELLSDGSPDPKENPSRKRNGLCTDKHSLLSKRLKT